The Nocardioides panzhihuensis genome has a segment encoding these proteins:
- a CDS encoding M48 family metallopeptidase: protein MRTLRAALALSLLAGAYVSAATVLLVQQVLPGRRSRTTADPGGLVLTEQDQPALWAEVRQLAAAVGTRSPDEIRLVPEVNAAVSEETSLLGLRAGTRRMFLGVPLLQGLSRSQLQAVLAHELGHHSTTLSGLGALVHRSRLAIAEVAAGLASPLAKRPFRTYARLFFALTRPLAHSHEVDADRLSAKVAGPRTAAVALRTLPALDAAWRIYLEQYVEPGTHYGLRPTRFFDSFTHLMSDPERLEELARISAAPPETTASAYDSHPPLSERIERLEAMASADETDKSGNAASILRYPSQCFLALEDKTFAGSGLTPAPMAEIVSVAGARAAAVDAEILLNAMRENQIVPATVRGALDLIASGNLDILLGLVEVESTTAEDAGNTAGETRRRVIARLLGAAIAHELVGEDKARYELSWAGPWRLVDIAGQEVDPENLAYEALDAPGYAAALRAWVYQLDAEADTERRARATDPRAQPPMPDGYIGALAPVSGDGFRTLLATDAGLMLLKPSGSDRLATGLATVASGSPGRKLIQRALDRSPAELAATPHAAFVPWDRIRALHLKHGSNGRRTADITTAAGDGWSLHWTDSAEAEGHLWPAVDHYLGRRFTVD, encoded by the coding sequence ATGCGTACGCTCCGGGCTGCTCTCGCGCTCTCGCTGCTGGCCGGTGCCTACGTGTCGGCTGCCACCGTCCTCCTCGTCCAGCAGGTGCTCCCCGGGCGCCGCTCCAGGACCACGGCCGACCCCGGTGGACTCGTGCTCACCGAACAGGACCAGCCGGCGCTGTGGGCGGAGGTCCGCCAGCTCGCCGCCGCCGTCGGGACCCGCTCCCCCGACGAGATCCGTCTGGTGCCGGAGGTCAACGCGGCGGTCAGCGAGGAGACCAGCCTCCTCGGGCTCCGGGCGGGCACCCGGCGCATGTTCCTCGGCGTACCTCTCCTCCAGGGGCTCTCCCGCAGCCAACTCCAGGCGGTGCTCGCCCACGAGCTGGGTCACCACAGCACCACCCTCTCCGGGCTCGGCGCCCTCGTCCACCGCAGCCGTCTGGCGATCGCCGAGGTCGCCGCCGGCCTCGCCAGCCCGCTGGCGAAGCGGCCCTTCCGGACGTACGCCCGTCTCTTCTTCGCCCTCACCCGCCCGCTCGCGCACTCCCACGAGGTCGACGCCGACCGGCTCAGCGCCAAGGTCGCCGGCCCACGGACCGCGGCGGTCGCTCTGCGCACGCTTCCCGCGCTCGATGCCGCCTGGCGGATCTACCTGGAGCAGTACGTGGAACCCGGCACCCACTACGGGCTGCGACCCACCCGCTTCTTCGACAGCTTCACCCATCTGATGAGCGACCCCGAGCGCCTCGAGGAGCTCGCCAGGATAAGCGCGGCGCCGCCCGAGACGACGGCGTCGGCCTACGACTCGCACCCGCCCCTGTCGGAGCGGATCGAGCGACTGGAGGCGATGGCCTCCGCGGACGAGACGGACAAGTCCGGCAACGCCGCGAGCATCTTGCGCTATCCGTCCCAATGCTTCCTCGCCCTCGAGGACAAGACGTTCGCCGGCTCGGGCCTGACCCCGGCGCCGATGGCCGAGATCGTGAGCGTCGCCGGTGCCCGTGCCGCGGCGGTCGACGCAGAGATCCTCCTGAACGCGATGCGGGAGAACCAGATCGTACCGGCCACGGTCCGTGGCGCGCTCGACCTGATCGCCTCCGGCAACCTCGACATCCTCTTGGGTCTGGTGGAGGTCGAGTCCACGACCGCAGAGGATGCTGGTAACACGGCGGGCGAGACTCGACGGCGGGTGATCGCCCGCCTCCTCGGCGCCGCCATCGCCCACGAGCTGGTCGGCGAGGACAAGGCCCGCTACGAGCTCAGCTGGGCAGGCCCGTGGCGGCTGGTCGACATCGCCGGCCAGGAGGTCGACCCCGAGAACCTCGCGTACGAGGCCCTCGACGCCCCCGGCTACGCCGCCGCGCTGCGCGCCTGGGTGTACCAGCTCGACGCGGAGGCCGACACCGAGCGGCGGGCCAGGGCCACCGACCCGCGAGCGCAGCCACCGATGCCCGACGGGTACATCGGCGCCTTGGCCCCGGTCTCCGGCGACGGCTTCCGTACGCTGCTGGCCACCGACGCCGGCCTGATGCTGCTCAAGCCCTCCGGCTCCGACCGTCTCGCCACCGGGCTGGCCACGGTGGCCTCCGGCTCGCCCGGCAGGAAGCTGATCCAGCGAGCCCTGGACAGGTCACCCGCCGAGCTCGCCGCCACGCCCCACGCCGCCTTCGTGCCGTGGGACCGGATCCGCGCTCTCCACCTCAAGCACGGCAGCAACGGCCGCCGCACGGCCGACATCACCACCGCCGCCGGCGACGGCTGGTCGCTGCACTGGACCGACTCCGCCGAGGCGGAGGGCCACCTCTGGCCGGCCGTGGACCACTACCTCGGCCGCCGCTTCACCGTCGACTGA